ATATGATTCACATCTCCTGCCCGATAAGCCACCTCTCCTTTTTCATTCACGCCGCACACGATGCCGTTATGTACGTTCTCCAGAATACCACCGCGATACTCTTCTACTAAAGGGACGTCTCTTATCAAAATCACCAACTCCACTCCATGTTGATCGATTATGAAAAAACACTAGCAGTAGCACCCTCCATCCGTCAATCTTTTTCCAAGCGATAATCCCCCCACTTTTGCGGTGATTGTTGTATAATGTCTCAAGGCACCCACTTGGGTTCCACAAATAAGAAATCCGTGCATCTGCACGGGAGAGGTTCGCGAACTCCCTCTATAAAAAACTAAGCTGGATAACAGTACCTTTCTTTGGTATTGTTATTGTTTTTTTGCAGGAAAGTTCAAGAACTCTCTTTCTTCCCATTCAATTAAGAGGAGATGGAGAGCAATGATGAAAAAGGAAAAAGCCGTTGTTGTCTTTAGCGGAGGTCAGGACAGCACTACCTGCCTGTTTTGGGCAAAAGAGCAATTCGGCGAAGTAGAAACCCTCACATTTGACTACGGTCAGCGACACAAGCTGGAGATCGAGTGCGCCCAGCAAATTGCCGCAGAACTCGGCGTCAAAAACTCCGTATTGGACATGAGCCTGTTAAACCAGCTCGCGCCCAATGCACTCACCCGCACAGATATCGACATTACCCAGGAAGAAGGCCAATTGCCATCCACGTTCGTCGACGGACGCAACTTGTTGTTCCTTTCCTTTGCGGGCGTTTTCGCCAAGCAACGAGGAGCACGTCACTTGATTACTGGTGTATGCGAAACGGATTTTAGCGGTTATCCCGACTGCCGTGACGCCTTTATCAAATCACTCAACGTGACATTGAATTTGTCGATGGACTATCCGTTTGTGATTCATACGCCGCTCATGTGGCTGAACAAAGCACAGACATGGAAACTGGCGGACGATCTGGGTGCCTTCACCTATATTCGCGAAAATACCCTCACCTGCTATAACGGCATCAAAGGAGACGGCTGCGGCGAATGCCCTGCCTGCCACCTGCGAAAAGCCGGTCTGGACACGTATCTTTCCGAGAAAAATCAACCTGGAGAAAAAGCCTGATGAGCGCGAACTTTGATTTTCGTATCGTCGATCGCATGCAGGCACTGGGTACCCATATTCAAAAATCACAGCTTCGCTACCATAACAAACGCGTTTTGGTAAGCAAGGAATTTACTTTTGACGCTGCCCATCATCTGCACGCTTATGAAGGAAAGTGCAAAAACCTCCACGGCCATACGTACACGGTCGTCTTTGGCATCAGTGGCTTTCCGGACGAGATCGGACTCGTGATCGATTTCGGTGACATCAAGCAAATCTGGAAAGAGCACATCGAAATTTATTTGGATCATCGCTATCTGAATGAAATGCTTCCTCCGATGAATACCACTGCTGAAAACATGGTCGTGTGGATTTTCGAAGAGATGGAAAAGCAATTGCAGTCAGATGCCTACCGCGACCGCTACGACGGCGCTCGGGTGGAGTTCGTTCGCCTGTTCGAGACACCGACCAGCTATGCCGAGGCAAGACGGGAGTGGATGATGGAATGATCCCGGTCTTGGAAATATTCGGCCCTACCATTCAGGGCGAAGGAATGGTTATCGGACAAAAAACGATGTTTGTGCGAACCGCTGGCTGTGACTATCGTTGCAACTGGTGTGACTCCGCTTTTACGTGGGATGGATCTGCCCGTGATGAAATCCGGCAAATGTCGCCCGAGGCTGTCTGGGAGGAGCTCACTCGCTTAGGCGGGGACCGTTTTTCTCATGTCACGATCTCCGGGGGAAATCCTGCGCTTTTGGCTGGCATCGGTGACTTAATCTCCCTTTTGAAGGAGCATGGCATTCGCACAGCAGTCGAAACACAAGGCAGCAAGTGGCAAGCGTGGCTTCCACTGATTGACGATATTACGCTATCTCCTAAGCCGCCTAGTTCCGGGATGCAAACAGATTTTCAAGCGCTTGATCGAATTGTGCACGAGCTCCTGGATCAAAAGCATCCAGGACTTAGTCTGAAAGTGGTTGTTTTCGACGACGCCGATTTTGCCTATGCACGAACCATCCATCAGCGCTTTCCAGGGGTTCCCTTCTACTTGCAGCCAGGAAACAGCGATCTGACTGACGCTGATACGCCTTCGCTTCGGGATAAGCTTTTGGAGAGCTTTGAATGGCTGATCGATCAGGCGATGGAGACAGCTGACATGAATGACGCGAAGGTTCTTCCCCAACTACATGCGCTTGTCTGGGGCAATAAACGAGGCGTTTAAACGATATTTTACTTTCATGAAGAAAAGAGGACTGTACTCATATGGCACACCAACAAGAACGCGATTTATCCTCCCTCACTCTTTTGGGAAATCAAGGGACAACGTACAACTACTCCTATGATCCGAGCGTATTGGAGTCTTTTGACAACAAGCATCCGTACCGCGATTATTTCGTAAAATTCAACTGCCCGGAATTCACCAGCCTGTGCCCGATTACCGGACAACCAGACTTTGCGACGATTTATATCAGCTACATTCCTGATATCAAAATGGTAGAGAGCAAGTCGCTCAAGCTATATTTGTTCAGCTTCCGTAATCACGGTGATTTTCACGAGGATTGCGTCAATGTTATCATGAACGATTTGATCAAGCTGATGGACCCGCGCTATATCGAGGTATGGGGCAAGTTCACTCCGCGCGGCGGCATCTCGATCGATCCGTATTGCAACTACGGGAAACCGGGGACGAAGTACGAGGAGATGGCGAGCCATCGGATGATGAATCATGATATGTATCCGGAGAAAGTGGACAATCGGTAGAGCGAATAGGTGATGTGAAAGGAGAAACCCTTATTTTTTATAGGGGTTTTTTCCTTTTCTAATTGGAAATCAAGATCATGATCGTTGGTGAGATTCTACTCCTTCTGCTACGTTTTAGTGCGGAAGGAGGTGATTACCATGACCAAGCAACTGTATTTCTATGCAAGTTTCGAAGATGCAGCGCGACTCAATCGGGAGTTGATTCAGCTCGGCTACAGGAATTACTATCTGGAGCCACATGAACATCTGGTTGCTTTTGTTTTTGAACCAGTGACCGAAGTGAGTCAAGCGATCTTGAGACACTTGTTTCATGCAGATGGTCCATCGCACCTAGACAACTAGCTTTGCAGTACTGGTGCTCCTCATTTGAGGGGCATCGGTACCTCCATTTACACTGTCGTTCATCTTGTGTTCATGTTCAACGATTACACTTACAAGCGTAGTCAAAAGAAATGAACAGGAGATGATCTTACGTGTTAGTAGCAGCTGTGATTTTTATAAATCTTGCTCTCATTGCCTATACGATTGGGGTATGGAGCGAAAAACGTTCAGGAGAGCTAAAGTTAAAACACCTTATCTTTTTTGGTCTTGGCTTAGCATTCGATACGATCGGAACTACGTTTATGAAACTACTTGCTGAGAACTCCAGTTTAAATTTGCATGGCATTACTGGGTTGATCGCTCTGATCTTAATGTTTTTCCATACAGTGTGGGCCTGTGTCGTCCTATGGAAAAAGAAAGAACATCAAATCAAGCAGTTCCATAAATTTAGCTTGATCGTATGGATTTTATGGCTTGTACCTTATTCCATTGGCGTCGCTTTAAGCTTTATGAAATAAGAATGCTCTCCATTACGCTCCGCACGCGGACAGTCTACCTTTACCTCAACCCTCTCAACCGATGAGAGGGTCTTTTGCTTTTCTAGTGGCTGTTTAACCCATCGTCAACTTTGCCTACCATTCGACAATATCTCTTAAAGTAATCAGAATGATAATTGTATAAGATGTAATAAATTGGCATTTTCAGAATTATACTGAACCATTTCGGAAAGGTTGATGCCCATGTTTAAAAAAGCACTTATAATCCTGTCATTAAGTTCAGTCGTCGTAGTACCCTCTCTAGCCACACAAGTCCAAGGGGCGGCGCTCGCTCCACAGGAAAAAGCAGCCACGTATGGTGAAGAATTCTGGGTGTCGCTTACCTCACCTATTCCAGCCGGATGGGTTATCGTTAGAACGTTAGGAACGCAGAACCTGATCAGGAATGTGAGCGGTGCTTCTTATGGCACGGAGGTAGAGGTGATGCTAGCTTCGCCTATCCCCAGCGGATGGGTCATGGTTCGAGCCTTTAGAGGATCGAATGTCATCAAGAATGTGAACGGTGCTTCTTATGGTACGGAGATAGAGGTGATGCTCGCCTCACCTATTCCAGTCGGATGGGTCATGGTTCGTGCCTTTGGAGGATCGAATGTGATCAGAAATGTCAATGGTGCTCCTAACGGAACGCAGATTGAGGTAATGCAAGCCTCGCCTGTTCCTGAAGGATGGATCATTGTCAGTTCAGGTGGAAATTCGAAAGTAATAAGGAAAATTGGCTAAAACAAAGCGCACATGGCAGGTATCTAGTCCGCAGGCTGACGTCGAAATGCAATCGGCATCAGCTTGCGGGCTTTTCTTTAATAACTTTCCATCCATGGTGGAATATATAAGGGGAGCAACCGTCCTAAGGAGGCCAATGATGAGTACATTTTACGAGAAATACGGCGGGGAAGATACGGTCGCGAAAGTAGTGGACTACTTTTATGATTTAGTTTTAGCTGATGACACCGTGAACCACTTTTTCAAAAACACGGATATGGAAAAACAACGTAGACACCAAACTAAGTTCATCAGCTATGCCCTCGGTGGTCCGAATCAATACACTGGACAGTCCATGGCAAAGGTTCACGAAGGGATGAATCTGCAACCCATTCATTTTGATGCCATCGTTAAGCATTTGCGTGATGCCTTGGCTCACTTTGGTGTCAGCGAAGAGGATATTGTCGATGCTCTCGGCAAAGTAGGATCACTCCGGGATGATATTTTGTATAAATAACCGAGCATCAAAACGCCTGATGCAATGGTTCAAGACCCCCTTCCGTTCCCGAACCAGTTCCTCTCAGTGGCCCTCGTTTTCGAGTGGCCATTTTTACTTTTTTCTTACACATTTTGTAAAACTCTTAGCAACTCTATATAATAAGAGCAATATTTCAACAATGGAGGCTGATTCGCAAATGAAAGATCAATATGTTGTTGGTTGGGGTACATTGGCCCTCATCAACGCTGGACTCGCTCAAGGAAAAAATCGTAGCGGTCTTAATTGGTTTTTTCTCTCTTTATTCCTCGGCCCTATCGCAACGCTAATCATTGTAGTCTGGGAAAAATTGCCCGAGCAGAAGGACTTGTCACAGTAAGGCATGTTGATAAGGAGGCACGCATGATGCAAATCCGAAATATACAAGAGCAAGACTACCTCAAAGTTATTACCGTCCTTAACGATTGGTGGGGTGGGCGACAAATGTCTGATATGTTACCCAAGCTGTTTTTTATCCATTTCCAGTCAACGAGCTTTATTGTTGAAGAGAAGGGAGAAGTCATCGCGTTCCTCATCGGCTTCTTGTCCCAGACGTTGCCTGGCGAAGCTTATATTCACTTCGTCGGGGTACATCCAGACAAGCGAAAAGATGGCTGGGGACGCGAATTATACCACCATTTCTTTCAAACCGTAGAACAAAAAGGATGTAATACGATTCGATGCATTACCTCCCCTGTTAATAAAGGCTCAATCTCCTTCCACACGAAGCTAGGTTTTGTCGTTGAGAAAGGAGATAAAAGCGTGGATGGAATTGATGTGACTTCTAATTATGATGGAAAAGGAAATGACCGGGTTACTTTTGTTAAAAAGCTCTAATCTTATTTTGGCGCTGTTTTGCTAGCTTCTCTTTTTCATTAATGTAACCCAAAAGCACCATTTCACGTACTAATCAGTAGCCACACTAAAGTAAATCTTTCACGGGGAAGGATGCGGTCTGATTTGAAAAGCGCAAAAGAAATATGGGGCTGGACCAAAACATTGGGCATCTCCCTTTCACTCGCAATGCTGGTTAACGTATTTGTCCTCCAACCTTTTAAAGTGAATGGACAATCGATGGAGCCCACTTTGCAAAACGACGAACGCATCTATGTGTCGAAATTGTCCCACACATTCTCTTATCTCCCTGAGTACAACGATATTGTCGTGATCGACAGCCGTGTAAACCGAGATCGTACGTTAAAAGATGACATCCTTGAAAATCCTCTACTCATGCTTGCCATGGGGAAAAGCGAAGCCAAAACATTCTGGGTAAAACGAGTCATCGGAAAACCTGGCGATACGTTGGAGTTTAAGAACGAGAGCCTGTATCGGAATGGACAGCCGTTAAACGAGCCGTACATAAAAGAAAAAATGGTCGACTTACCTGACGCCAAGATCGTCATACCAGAAAACCATGTGTTTGTGATGGGGGACAATCGTAACAATAGCGATGATAGTAGAGTCATTGGCGTGATTCCACTCGATCATATTATGGGGAAAAAACTGTTTTAATCAGACGTGAGAGAGCCTTTTCCACTGAGGAGGGCTCTCTTTCCTTTTCCCAATAGACGAATGCCCGTTTCGAAACGGCTGACAAACGCATTTATTAGTGATAAATGCATGCAAAGGGGCGTTTCTTGATGAGCTCTCAGCACTCTCATTCATTACGCTTTATTCGATTTGCAGATCGACCCGGGCATTTTCATGGGTATGACACACTGACGAGCATTTCGGATCGTCATCGTCACCGAATCCGTGGCAGAACATCGCCCCCAGAAGGAATGAGAGATCGGCACGTCCATTACTACGAAGGTACCACTACTTTTAATGATGGACATGTGCATCACTACAGGGGATGGACGGGTCCGCCTATTCCGTTGCCAGACGGAAGTCATTACCACGAGTTTTCAGGGCAAACCACTTATGATGACGGGCACACTCATTACTACCGGGGTGTAACCAGCGAGGCCCTATCTTAAAAGAAAAAAGCTGTCCCTCTCCGGAACAGCCTCCCTTCCTCTTCTCATTTTTCCAACATGGACACCAACGGACAGTCCATTGTATACAGGTTGCGATACCTTGGATTGTCCTGATACAACTCCTCATGTGTCCCTCGCATCGAGATGAATCCCTGCTCCATAAAAATGATCTCGTCCATTTGCTCTAACCCGCTCAAGTGGTGCGTCACCCAAATCAATGTTTTCCCTTGCAAGACACGGAAGATCGTTGCCATCAAATCGCGTTCAGTCAACGGATCTAATCCCACCGTCGGTTCATCCAGGAGAACAATCGGCTTGTTTTGCAGCAAAATCCGGGCAAGGGCAATACGTTGCCTCTCTCCGCCAGAGAAGCGCAGACCGGTTTCCTGCATCCGTGTTTGATAACCGTCTGGTAGGGATTCAATCAGCTGATCCAGACCGACTTGAGCTGTCACGGCACGAACCTCTTCATCGGACGCATCGGGTCGACCAAGCCTAATGTTATTTGCTACGGTTGTGTCAAACAAATACGGCTGCTGATTCAACACGGAAAACAAACAAGCAGAAGCCTCTTCTGACTGGACAGGCTGTCCATTTACAGTCACCTGACCTACTTCCGGCTGTAAGGCCCCTCGAATCAAGTTCAGTATTGTCGATTTACCAGCTCCGCTGCGGCCGAGCAACGCAATTTCCCCCCCTTGAGGCACATCAAAAGACACGTCCTGCACACTCCAACTGCTGGCTTGTGGGTAGCGAAAACGAACATGCTCGAACTTCAAAATGCCCCCAGCTTGATCTGCCACCTTTTCCTTCTGCGCTTCCACAAAGGGACGACCGCCCTCGATCTCCCGAAGCCGCTCCAGAGACTCCTTGTATTCTGGCATTCGCACAACTGCATCAGAAATACGGGCAAACGCATCCATCAACGGAAATGCGACCAGCCCAATCGCAGCAATCAACGTAACAGGAATCTGATTCGCACCGGCAAGTCCACCCGCCCAGATGACCAGTAAGACAATGGCTCCACCGATTGCACACTGCGACATCCACTGTACTCGCCATTCTCCGCGTCGGATGCCGTTTTCGATCTGGGCAGCTGTCTTTTGCCGTCTCGAAAATAACTGGAGAAACTGCTGGGTACGACCACTAAGAATCCAATCACTCATGCCAAAAACAGCATCAGTCAACTCCCGATATGCGGCCTGTCTCTCCTGCTTGAACCGACGACTCTTGGCAATGGATGACCACAAGACTACTGCGGGTGCAACAAGCAGCAGAAAACCACAGTACAACGCCATCAGCAGCGCGAACATCCCGTCCATTCGTCCAAGTGCCACAATCCCTGCCCCGTAGAGGAGCACCGCCGAGACGGCTGGCAGCACAAAGCGCAGATAAACATTTTGTAGTTGCTCGATGTCATCCGCTAGTACACCAAGCAGATCTCCCGTACGAAAACGAGTGCGGAGGAGCTGATCTTGCAGTTCGATTGTCTGGTACAATCGCACACGCATACGCGACAACACACGCAGAGCTGCATCATGTCCAACCAAACGTTCCAGGTACTGAATGACTGCTTTGCTAAAGCCAAATGCCCGGACAAGTACGATCGGAACATAGACCATTAAGACGTTTTCGGGCTTGAGTGCGGAGCGGGAAATCAAATACCCGGACGTATACAGCAAAGCACTCGCACATGCCACTGCCAAGGTTCCCAGCAAAGCCGCTGCGGCAAACTGCCAGAAAAACTGGCGAAAGTATGGAAGAAACCACCCCTGATTGCCTTCTCGCGCTTCCTTCATCCTTTCTCCCCCTTGGCACTAGCT
The window above is part of the Brevibacillus brevis NBRC 100599 genome. Proteins encoded here:
- the queC gene encoding 7-cyano-7-deazaguanine synthase QueC: MKKEKAVVVFSGGQDSTTCLFWAKEQFGEVETLTFDYGQRHKLEIECAQQIAAELGVKNSVLDMSLLNQLAPNALTRTDIDITQEEGQLPSTFVDGRNLLFLSFAGVFAKQRGARHLITGVCETDFSGYPDCRDAFIKSLNVTLNLSMDYPFVIHTPLMWLNKAQTWKLADDLGAFTYIRENTLTCYNGIKGDGCGECPACHLRKAGLDTYLSEKNQPGEKA
- the queD gene encoding 6-carboxytetrahydropterin synthase QueD, with product MSANFDFRIVDRMQALGTHIQKSQLRYHNKRVLVSKEFTFDAAHHLHAYEGKCKNLHGHTYTVVFGISGFPDEIGLVIDFGDIKQIWKEHIEIYLDHRYLNEMLPPMNTTAENMVVWIFEEMEKQLQSDAYRDRYDGARVEFVRLFETPTSYAEARREWMME
- the queE gene encoding 7-carboxy-7-deazaguanine synthase QueE translates to MIPVLEIFGPTIQGEGMVIGQKTMFVRTAGCDYRCNWCDSAFTWDGSARDEIRQMSPEAVWEELTRLGGDRFSHVTISGGNPALLAGIGDLISLLKEHGIRTAVETQGSKWQAWLPLIDDITLSPKPPSSGMQTDFQALDRIVHELLDQKHPGLSLKVVVFDDADFAYARTIHQRFPGVPFYLQPGNSDLTDADTPSLRDKLLESFEWLIDQAMETADMNDAKVLPQLHALVWGNKRGV
- the queF gene encoding preQ(1) synthase, translated to MAHQQERDLSSLTLLGNQGTTYNYSYDPSVLESFDNKHPYRDYFVKFNCPEFTSLCPITGQPDFATIYISYIPDIKMVESKSLKLYLFSFRNHGDFHEDCVNVIMNDLIKLMDPRYIEVWGKFTPRGGISIDPYCNYGKPGTKYEEMASHRMMNHDMYPEKVDNR
- a CDS encoding HsmA family protein, which codes for MLVAAVIFINLALIAYTIGVWSEKRSGELKLKHLIFFGLGLAFDTIGTTFMKLLAENSSLNLHGITGLIALILMFFHTVWACVVLWKKKEHQIKQFHKFSLIVWILWLVPYSIGVALSFMK
- a CDS encoding group I truncated hemoglobin; this encodes MSTFYEKYGGEDTVAKVVDYFYDLVLADDTVNHFFKNTDMEKQRRHQTKFISYALGGPNQYTGQSMAKVHEGMNLQPIHFDAIVKHLRDALAHFGVSEEDIVDALGKVGSLRDDILYK
- a CDS encoding GNAT family N-acetyltransferase; translated protein: MQIRNIQEQDYLKVITVLNDWWGGRQMSDMLPKLFFIHFQSTSFIVEEKGEVIAFLIGFLSQTLPGEAYIHFVGVHPDKRKDGWGRELYHHFFQTVEQKGCNTIRCITSPVNKGSISFHTKLGFVVEKGDKSVDGIDVTSNYDGKGNDRVTFVKKL
- the lepB gene encoding signal peptidase I, with amino-acid sequence MRSDLKSAKEIWGWTKTLGISLSLAMLVNVFVLQPFKVNGQSMEPTLQNDERIYVSKLSHTFSYLPEYNDIVVIDSRVNRDRTLKDDILENPLLMLAMGKSEAKTFWVKRVIGKPGDTLEFKNESLYRNGQPLNEPYIKEKMVDLPDAKIVIPENHVFVMGDNRNNSDDSRVIGVIPLDHIMGKKLF
- a CDS encoding YmaF family protein — its product is MSSQHSHSLRFIRFADRPGHFHGYDTLTSISDRHRHRIRGRTSPPEGMRDRHVHYYEGTTTFNDGHVHHYRGWTGPPIPLPDGSHYHEFSGQTTYDDGHTHYYRGVTSEALS
- the cydC gene encoding thiol reductant ABC exporter subunit CydC → MKEAREGNQGWFLPYFRQFFWQFAAAALLGTLAVACASALLYTSGYLISRSALKPENVLMVYVPIVLVRAFGFSKAVIQYLERLVGHDAALRVLSRMRVRLYQTIELQDQLLRTRFRTGDLLGVLADDIEQLQNVYLRFVLPAVSAVLLYGAGIVALGRMDGMFALLMALYCGFLLLVAPAVVLWSSIAKSRRFKQERQAAYRELTDAVFGMSDWILSGRTQQFLQLFSRRQKTAAQIENGIRRGEWRVQWMSQCAIGGAIVLLVIWAGGLAGANQIPVTLIAAIGLVAFPLMDAFARISDAVVRMPEYKESLERLREIEGGRPFVEAQKEKVADQAGGILKFEHVRFRYPQASSWSVQDVSFDVPQGGEIALLGRSGAGKSTILNLIRGALQPEVGQVTVNGQPVQSEEASACLFSVLNQQPYLFDTTVANNIRLGRPDASDEEVRAVTAQVGLDQLIESLPDGYQTRMQETGLRFSGGERQRIALARILLQNKPIVLLDEPTVGLDPLTERDLMATIFRVLQGKTLIWVTHHLSGLEQMDEIIFMEQGFISMRGTHEELYQDNPRYRNLYTMDCPLVSMLEK